One region of Chryseobacterium sp. C-71 genomic DNA includes:
- a CDS encoding serine O-acetyltransferase encodes MPKNYSIIQKDFYRESGEWLSPIQILMKCINPNLHFIYLLRKAQKFDKTPVLGLYWKIVLRHFQIKYGFQIYPETQIGEGLYLGHWGSLVVNPKAVIGKNCNIAQGVTIGQQNRGKNEGFPVIGNDVWIGPNAVIVGSITIGNNVLIAPNSYVNTDVPDNSIVAGNKAKIYPKSDATEGYINNRVE; translated from the coding sequence ATGCCCAAGAATTATTCAATTATACAAAAAGATTTTTACCGAGAAAGCGGAGAGTGGCTTTCGCCCATTCAGATTTTGATGAAATGCATCAATCCAAATCTTCACTTCATCTATCTTCTGAGAAAGGCACAAAAATTTGACAAAACTCCTGTTTTAGGATTGTATTGGAAGATTGTTTTGAGACATTTTCAGATTAAATATGGTTTTCAAATCTACCCTGAAACACAGATCGGCGAAGGTTTGTATCTTGGACATTGGGGAAGTCTGGTGGTGAATCCAAAAGCCGTAATCGGTAAAAACTGCAATATTGCACAAGGCGTAACCATAGGACAGCAAAACAGAGGTAAAAACGAAGGCTTTCCCGTTATCGGAAACGATGTCTGGATTGGGCCGAACGCTGTAATTGTGGGAAGCATCACCATTGGAAACAATGTTTTGATTGCACCCAATTCTTATGTTAACACCGATGTACCAGATAACTCCATCGTTGCTGGGAATAAGGCAAAAATATATCCTAAAAGTGACGCTACTGAAGGATATATCAACAATAGGGTTGAATAA
- a CDS encoding glycosyltransferase, with the protein MTEKKKILIRIGSLRHGGAEKVLVTFLKNLPEDKYEIDLLLNLYSGKYLPEVPKWINVIYLNKGEMITTNRLQDIPEKAARVIFQRVLKEFPDLLYTLILKDKKYDIEFAAIHGMRDEILHSSHHSSKKIIWIHNDLSQVKEYTNEEIRKFFGFDSIMVISKKIEQLFHDLAKNEAEKQKIVKIYNPLDTKEILTKAEQPVINYQFDENIPTFISVGTVFPQKGFDRLLKVHKRLLDEGLKHKVLIVGDGYDFENIKNLKTELGVDETATMLGFTDNPYPYFKHSDFYILSSRYEGFPTVLFEAITLNKKIIATEVSGVNEMLNNGELGLIVENSEEGIYQGMKKALTEPESFSEFTEKLQNYTMPFNLDHSVARIVSVLDEL; encoded by the coding sequence ATGACCGAAAAGAAAAAAATCCTTATTCGTATTGGCTCTCTGCGACATGGCGGAGCTGAAAAAGTACTGGTGACCTTCCTCAAAAATCTTCCGGAAGACAAGTACGAAATTGATTTATTGCTAAATTTATATTCCGGTAAATACCTACCCGAAGTTCCGAAATGGATTAATGTCATCTACCTAAACAAAGGTGAAATGATTACCACCAACCGTCTTCAGGATATTCCTGAGAAAGCGGCGAGGGTTATCTTCCAAAGGGTTCTGAAAGAATTTCCAGACCTTTTGTATACCTTAATCTTAAAAGATAAAAAATACGATATCGAGTTTGCAGCAATTCACGGTATGCGTGATGAAATTCTTCACTCAAGCCACCATTCTTCAAAAAAAATCATTTGGATTCATAATGACCTTTCGCAGGTGAAAGAATACACCAATGAGGAAATCAGAAAGTTTTTCGGGTTTGATTCGATTATGGTGATTTCAAAAAAAATCGAGCAATTATTCCATGATTTAGCCAAAAACGAAGCAGAAAAACAGAAAATTGTCAAGATTTACAATCCATTAGATACCAAAGAAATTTTAACGAAAGCTGAACAACCGGTTATCAATTATCAATTTGATGAAAATATTCCGACATTTATTTCCGTAGGAACAGTTTTTCCTCAAAAAGGGTTTGACAGACTGTTGAAAGTTCATAAAAGACTTCTGGACGAAGGCTTAAAACACAAAGTTTTAATTGTTGGCGACGGCTATGATTTTGAAAACATCAAAAATTTAAAAACCGAATTGGGAGTTGATGAAACCGCAACGATGCTGGGTTTCACAGACAATCCTTATCCTTATTTTAAACATTCTGATTTTTATATTTTAAGTTCGAGGTATGAAGGTTTTCCGACGGTTTTGTTTGAAGCCATCACTTTAAATAAGAAAATTATCGCAACAGAAGTTTCGGGAGTAAACGAAATGCTGAATAACGGTGAATTGGGCTTAATTGTAGAAAACTCAGAAGAGGGAATTTATCAGGGAATGAAAAAAGCATTGACCGAGCCCGAATCTTTCTCAGAATTTACCGAAAAACTTCAGAATTATACGATGCCCTTCAATCTTGATCATTCTGTTGCGAGAATCGTTTCGGTTTTAGATGAGCTTTAA
- a CDS encoding carbonic anhydrase, with translation MSQSYKVIFENNRKWVESKISKNPSFFENLAKTQNPDYLYIGCSDSRVTAEELMGTEPGEVFVTRNIANVVNTLDMSSTAVIQYAVEHLKVKHIIVCGHYNCGGVKAAMTPQDLGLLNPWLRNIRDVYRLHQAELDSIDDEGKRYDRLVELNVQEQCINVIKMACVQERYIIDEFPVVHGWVFDLRTGKIIDLEIDFEKILKDIQKIYNLTSSDWVMSRKK, from the coding sequence ATGTCACAATCGTACAAAGTTATTTTTGAAAACAACAGAAAATGGGTAGAGTCTAAAATCTCAAAAAACCCATCGTTCTTTGAAAATTTAGCTAAAACTCAGAATCCTGATTATTTATACATCGGATGTTCAGACAGCAGGGTAACTGCAGAAGAATTGATGGGCACAGAGCCGGGTGAAGTTTTTGTAACGAGAAACATCGCCAATGTTGTCAATACTTTAGATATGAGTTCCACAGCTGTTATTCAATATGCGGTAGAACATTTAAAGGTAAAACACATTATCGTATGCGGGCACTACAATTGCGGTGGCGTAAAAGCTGCGATGACGCCTCAGGATTTAGGATTATTAAATCCCTGGTTGAGAAATATTCGTGATGTTTACAGATTACACCAAGCTGAGCTGGATTCTATAGATGATGAAGGAAAACGCTATGACAGATTGGTAGAACTAAACGTTCAGGAGCAATGCATCAACGTTATCAAAATGGCTTGCGTGCAGGAAAGATATATCATTGATGAGTTTCCAGTAGTACATGGCTGGGTATTTGACCTTAGAACGGGAAAAATTATTGATCTGGAAATTGACTTTGAGAAAATCTTAAAAGACATTCAAAAAATATACAATCTTACCAGTTCAGACTGGGTGATGAGCCGAAAAAAATAA
- a CDS encoding SulP family inorganic anion transporter codes for MKKSKSFFGEIQENFPSGLVVFLVALPLCLGIALASGAPPLSGVIAGIVGGLVIGAISNSNISVSGPAAGLTAIVLTAITDLGAFELFLCAGIIAGLIQLVLGFIRAGSISNYFPNNVIEGMLAAIGIIIILKQIPHALGFDKDYEGHESIFDKGLNFGYFDELLGAIHPGAIIVTLVSIGILLAWDKIPFLKRMKMLPGALVAVVVGILLNEVFKLTGSSLAITTNHLVSLPVPQSLADFKNLIIMPDFNGFTNLKVWIAGATIAIVASIETLLCIEASDRLDVQRRTTDTNLELKAQGIGNLVSSLIGGLPMTSVVVRSSANANAGATSKASAMIHGFLLLVCVLTIPFLLNLIPLATLAAVLLLVGYKLAKPATFKHFWDLGKFQFIPFVATVVAIVATDLLKGVGIGLAISVFYILQGNMKRAYYLSREKLNDADGITIKLAEEVSFLNKAAIKKTLKNIKPNSTVIIDATTTSYIATDVLEMIQDFANIRAKEEDITVELMGFKTSYKDYETDEDSHIVITHKRAM; via the coding sequence ATGAAAAAATCAAAATCTTTCTTTGGAGAAATCCAAGAGAACTTTCCTTCGGGTCTAGTAGTCTTCTTAGTTGCTCTTCCCTTATGTTTAGGAATTGCCTTAGCATCCGGCGCACCACCCTTGTCCGGAGTAATTGCCGGTATTGTAGGCGGTCTGGTTATCGGAGCCATCAGTAATTCAAATATATCTGTTTCCGGCCCTGCTGCAGGGCTTACAGCTATAGTTTTAACAGCAATTACAGATCTTGGCGCCTTTGAACTTTTCCTGTGTGCAGGTATTATTGCAGGACTTATTCAGCTGGTTTTAGGATTTATACGAGCGGGTAGTATTTCCAATTATTTCCCTAATAATGTTATCGAGGGAATGCTTGCTGCAATCGGTATCATTATTATTTTAAAACAAATTCCGCATGCCTTGGGATTTGATAAAGACTACGAAGGGCATGAATCTATCTTTGATAAAGGATTGAATTTCGGTTATTTTGATGAATTACTCGGAGCCATTCATCCGGGTGCTATCATTGTGACGTTAGTATCCATCGGGATTCTTTTAGCTTGGGATAAAATTCCTTTTTTAAAAAGGATGAAAATGCTTCCAGGTGCATTAGTTGCTGTGGTAGTTGGTATTTTGCTAAACGAGGTGTTCAAATTGACAGGAAGTTCTTTAGCAATTACGACCAATCACTTAGTTTCGCTTCCGGTACCTCAAAGTCTTGCTGATTTTAAAAACCTTATCATAATGCCAGACTTCAACGGATTTACAAATTTAAAGGTATGGATTGCCGGTGCAACGATTGCCATTGTAGCTTCTATTGAAACACTGCTTTGTATAGAAGCATCAGACCGACTAGATGTTCAGAGAAGAACAACAGATACTAATCTCGAACTGAAAGCTCAGGGAATAGGAAACTTAGTAAGTTCATTAATTGGAGGACTTCCAATGACATCAGTTGTTGTAAGAAGTTCTGCAAATGCTAATGCGGGTGCAACTTCTAAGGCTTCAGCAATGATTCATGGCTTTTTATTATTAGTCTGCGTACTTACAATTCCGTTTTTATTAAATTTAATTCCATTGGCGACACTGGCTGCGGTATTACTTTTAGTAGGATATAAATTGGCAAAACCGGCGACATTTAAGCATTTTTGGGATCTTGGAAAATTCCAGTTTATTCCCTTTGTGGCAACTGTGGTTGCGATTGTGGCAACTGATCTTTTAAAAGGTGTAGGAATTGGTTTGGCAATATCAGTTTTCTATATCCTTCAGGGAAATATGAAGCGTGCCTATTATCTAAGCAGAGAAAAACTAAATGACGCAGACGGAATCACAATCAAATTGGCAGAGGAAGTTTCTTTCTTAAACAAGGCTGCGATTAAAAAAACGTTGAAAAATATTAAACCAAATTCTACCGTAATCATTGATGCAACAACGACTTCGTATATTGCAACCGATGTTTTGGAAATGATTCAGGATTTTGCCAATATCAGAGCAAAAGAAGAAGATATTACTGTAGAATTGATGGGTTTCAAAACTTCATACAAAGATTATGAGACTGATGAAGATTCTCACATTGTCATTACTCACAAGAGAGCAATGTAA
- a CDS encoding glycosyltransferase produces the protein MKFSILIANYNNGKFFRNCYDSIIAQSNDNWEAVILDDSSTDDSLEVIKSIIGDDHRFKIFKNENNSGVGITKSKLIELATGEICGFVDPDDAITPNALKSSIEIFKNQKEVVLTYSKYVRCDENLKQIDIPKNPMPVPNNDPYFFNCPVHIVHFVCFRKDIYETTDKINTEMKIAEDQDLYLKMYEKGKVKFIDEANYLYRTHPGGISQNDNRPKSREYFSKVIFTAMQRRNLKIINGKTVPSQFNDPKQIYDLLEYQNSIPYRIQKKLRILVQQLFS, from the coding sequence ATGAAGTTCTCGATACTCATTGCCAACTACAATAATGGAAAGTTTTTCAGGAACTGCTACGATTCTATTATTGCTCAAAGTAATGACAATTGGGAGGCTGTAATCCTTGACGATTCTTCTACAGACGATTCTTTAGAAGTCATCAAGTCAATTATTGGGGATGATCACCGTTTTAAAATTTTTAAAAACGAAAACAACAGCGGCGTAGGCATTACCAAAAGTAAACTGATAGAATTGGCGACAGGAGAAATTTGTGGTTTCGTAGATCCTGATGATGCTATTACCCCCAATGCCTTAAAGTCGAGTATCGAAATTTTTAAAAACCAGAAAGAGGTTGTACTCACCTATTCCAAATATGTAAGATGTGATGAAAATCTTAAGCAGATTGACATTCCAAAGAATCCAATGCCGGTTCCCAATAATGATCCTTATTTTTTCAACTGCCCGGTTCATATTGTCCATTTTGTGTGTTTCAGAAAAGACATTTATGAAACGACAGATAAGATAAATACCGAAATGAAGATTGCCGAAGATCAGGATTTATACTTAAAAATGTACGAAAAGGGAAAAGTGAAATTCATTGACGAAGCCAATTATTTGTACAGAACACATCCCGGAGGCATTTCACAGAACGACAACAGACCCAAGTCACGGGAATATTTTTCTAAAGTCATTTTTACTGCAATGCAAAGGAGAAATTTAAAAATAATTAACGGAAAAACAGTTCCTTCCCAATTCAATGATCCCAAACAGATTTACGATCTGCTTGAATATCAAAATTCTATCCCGTACAGAATTCAAAAAAAGTTGAGAATATTAGTTCAACAATTATTTAGCTAA
- a CDS encoding glycosyltransferase: MMKKDKIKVLFRHRSMEMGGVEKVILSMLNHLDKEKFEMTVCLNINQGELRDEFPKHVRKVFIANGKEDFSKNSVIQKLQLAKRKLKLQKAQKNPKIAGKLLNENFEVEIAPTYAAFSSVLNSTNKNSKKIGWFHSDITLPKLQPLVPAILKQIPQFDYFIFGSQQTKDILIETYPNLNIPENQVILNAIPIEELKTKATAFQPEFPDKPIFVSVARLHSRKGFHKLMEAHAQLLKDGFDHHITVIGDGDEKENLKKQAESLGVTQSFEFLGSLLNPYPYVKNADFFILPSESESWPLIIADSLILQKPIISTNVGGIPEMISHEKTGYLINYETSEMYDAMKKFISEPEFVSKIKENLTDIEKQFDNQKIFDAVENIITKLVEK; the protein is encoded by the coding sequence ATGATGAAAAAAGATAAAATAAAAGTTCTTTTCAGACACCGTTCTATGGAAATGGGTGGTGTTGAAAAAGTAATTCTAAGCATGCTCAATCATCTTGATAAAGAAAAATTTGAGATGACAGTCTGTTTAAATATCAATCAGGGCGAGCTTAGAGATGAATTCCCGAAACATGTAAGAAAAGTTTTTATCGCAAACGGAAAAGAAGATTTTTCTAAAAATTCTGTCATTCAAAAATTACAGCTGGCTAAAAGAAAACTGAAACTTCAAAAAGCTCAGAAGAACCCCAAAATTGCCGGAAAATTACTCAATGAAAATTTTGAAGTTGAGATAGCGCCTACTTATGCTGCATTTTCATCGGTTTTAAATTCCACTAATAAAAATTCAAAAAAAATAGGCTGGTTTCATTCAGACATCACACTTCCGAAATTACAGCCGTTGGTTCCTGCCATTTTAAAGCAGATTCCACAGTTTGATTATTTCATTTTTGGATCTCAGCAGACTAAAGATATTTTAATTGAAACATATCCCAATTTAAACATTCCTGAAAATCAGGTTATTTTAAATGCAATTCCGATTGAAGAATTAAAAACTAAGGCTACAGCTTTTCAACCTGAATTTCCAGACAAGCCAATATTCGTTTCTGTAGCAAGACTTCATAGTCGCAAAGGTTTTCACAAATTGATGGAAGCACATGCTCAATTGCTGAAAGACGGCTTTGATCATCACATTACCGTCATCGGTGATGGTGATGAGAAGGAAAATTTAAAAAAACAGGCAGAAAGTTTAGGTGTAACTCAAAGTTTTGAGTTTTTAGGATCATTGCTGAATCCTTATCCTTACGTGAAAAATGCAGATTTCTTCATTCTCCCTTCTGAGTCTGAAAGCTGGCCGCTGATCATTGCTGATTCTTTGATTCTTCAGAAACCGATTATCTCAACCAATGTAGGTGGAATTCCGGAAATGATCAGTCATGAAAAAACAGGCTACCTCATCAATTACGAAACCAGCGAAATGTACGATGCGATGAAGAAATTTATTTCTGAACCTGAATTTGTTTCGAAAATTAAAGAAAATCTCACGGATATTGAAAAACAGTTTGATAATCAGAAAATTTTTGATGCCGTTGAAAATATCATCACTAAATTAGTTGAAAAATAA
- a CDS encoding DapH/DapD/GlmU-related protein gives MNLFYRIILKIHAIWQNIHDTAYIEICKARGMKVGKDVIFIEAPAFGSEPYLIEIGDRTKITAGCTFINHDGAMYVIRTMEKYEDARNFGRIKLGSNCFVGNNCTFLPGSQMGNNCILGAGSVLNSSMPDNSVYAGVPAKFICTIEEYGDKALANNVMYPRELEPFRPKLDAYIREHLPYTYKHIKK, from the coding sequence ATGAATTTATTTTACAGAATCATACTAAAAATCCATGCCATCTGGCAAAATATACATGACACCGCTTATATAGAAATATGTAAAGCACGAGGCATGAAGGTGGGCAAAGATGTCATTTTTATAGAAGCTCCGGCCTTCGGTTCAGAACCCTACCTCATCGAAATCGGTGACCGTACCAAAATTACTGCAGGCTGCACTTTCATCAATCATGACGGCGCAATGTACGTCATCCGAACCATGGAAAAATATGAAGATGCAAGAAATTTTGGAAGAATAAAACTCGGAAGCAATTGTTTCGTGGGCAACAACTGTACATTTTTACCAGGCTCTCAGATGGGAAACAATTGTATTTTGGGAGCAGGTTCTGTCTTAAATTCTTCCATGCCCGACAACTCGGTGTATGCAGGAGTTCCGGCAAAATTCATTTGTACAATCGAAGAATATGGCGATAAGGCTTTAGCAAACAATGTAATGTACCCGAGAGAACTCGAGCCCTTCCGACCAAAATTAGATGCTTACATCAGGGAGCATCTTCCCTACACCTATAAACACATAAAAAAATAA